Genomic window (Lutra lutra chromosome 6, mLutLut1.2, whole genome shotgun sequence):
TGTTTGTCCTCAGACTTGGCAGACTGCcctgaaaaagaaacagactagGAAAATCTGTGCTTCACAGGAAAATTCCAGCACACCTTTCTGTTCCGTCTGATCCTGGCCCAGCGGGAGCTACTTTACAACTGTCATTTGTAGGCAGCCGACAGCAGTAGAGAAGAGTCCGTGTCACTAGACATGCAAATTATTTGTGTCTCCTGATGGGACATGGacgctccccctcccccaccctcccgcgCCCACTTACATCGCGGAAAAGCCAGTTGTGCCCTGTGCACGCGTTCGCGTCAACATACCTGATCTACCCATGGCATCCCTTTGAATTCTCCTCTGACCTGGTAGTAACAGCTGATCACTTATTTCATTCATTAAGGGGctaaaaaaagacttcatttttatattcGTAGGAGAGTTAGTTATAATTgtacctttgtttgtttgttttgaaattacCCTTCTTTGAGACCTCTCTGCGCTCGCTTTAACTGCAAGGAGTTTCCCGTGCCACCTGGATAACCATGGCAACCGAGGCCTGCCTCGCCGCCTGCCTTGCTTTTCTCCGAGGCGGCCAGCAGAGGGCGGTGCTGGGCGCATCACCCCCTCTCGGCCGGCCTCCGGGTCGCGGGATTTGCCACGAAAGTGAGGTTTTCCTGAAAAGTGGGGAAGAAAGGGCATTACAAGGTTCTAGTCGGTAAGAGCAAAAAACtagataagaagaaagaaaggtacGTGTGTTAGCAGTAGCGAGAAAAACAGCGGGCTCAACGTTTTCTAGCTCCAGCGTAAGATTTGGGGTACCAggcattggtggttcagtggtagaattctcgcctgccacGCGGGAGGCCCGGGTTCGATTCCCGGCCAATGCAAGAGcagttttttccccccctcccttTCAATCCTTTCAAATCATTTTGAAACGACCCCCGTGTAGCAGTAGGATTCCTTCCACTTTCGGTTTCTGAGCCAGCTCATCCATGGAGACGAGACGCAGAGTCGCTTCTGCTGCGGTCAGTGTGGCAGGCTGGCGACCGCTGTTTCCCCGACTGGAACATCAGATTTTCCGCTTTCAGAATACGTAGAGTCTGTGTGCTCTGGAGTCATCTTTTGTTGGAAGCCTGGGTAACACTGGTATGTAggctttgaagaaagaaaaaaaaaaaaaaaggaatatcttcGGACAAAGGCCGCAGCCTTTGGAGGAAACTGTAAAAGGATTACCGAAAGGACTTTGGTTGTGCCTAGCAGAGTGGCGCAGCggaagcgtgctgggcccataaCCCAGAGGTCGATGGATCGAAACCATCCTCTGCTAAGGTGGCTggtctttttcactttcttttttagcCCTTACCCGGCTCCCCCTCCGCTCTCCCCCCTCCCGCCAAATTGTATACATTTACAACACAGCTTTAGAATCCTATCTTCCTGAAGCTTTAGTAACTTTTGGACGAAAATAACCCACCAATCAGAAGTCTCTAACTAGCAATGTCAGGTGCCCTCTGTTGGGAGCAGAGAATTGATTTTAACCCATCAGCTGGCTGCCTCGTTGTAAACAAGACTGCAAGTTTAGAGGTCAAAAGAACCAAATACAGAGATTCATTCAGTttggagaatttaaaatttaaaatagcaactTTCCTAACAGTGTCCCTCCACCTCCGCATCCTGGCTCTGTTTTCCTCCTCAGCACTTACCACTACCTGGTAGACAGTATCTTTTATACtatatatccccccccccccacccccgggagcTTAAATTCGCAAGAGaagaggtttttgttgttattgtttgtttgtttttgttgtttgtttgttttggtctgttTTGCCACTGTGGACACTGTGGTATCTAGAACACTACCTGGCCCATCTTAGGTGCTGGTGATTTGGTAAATATGTCAAAAACCAATAATGCAGCAAACATCAGTATTGGACAGTTTACTCcatcttcttttacattttaaaaaattaatggaataatACAAAAATGACTACACAAAATTGATCTATTATTTAACATAATGATATAGCCACTAGAAAccttacttttaaagaaaaagaaaagcacacagaAACTGAAGCACTCTTTTAAACATCAGCTCCAATTCTAGTTCTCTTTCTCAGGGCAACTCTACATGAATTTGATGTGCATCTCTCCCCTTTAtgttgttaataatttttatttgcaagGAGCAGCATTTGCAGCTGGGATGAGTGGTGGGTAGAACTGGAGCCTCCTGATTCCCCAGAGTCTTCATCCTCACTTGGGGTCCTCACCTGGTGGCTTTGGATCAAAGTCCTGTATGGATGCTGGCTACTGAGATTTCCAAACCACAGAATTTCAGAGAGAGGCTGGGAAGCTCCTTGTGTGAGTGGCCATTCGATGAGCTTCGGAGGAAGACAGGACTGAGACCAGCTCACTCTTCCCCACCTTCCTTTTCCACATTCCTCACCTGGAATCATTGGTACCTTATTAATATCTACAACTTACATTCTATCTCCGTCAGCTTGTAAAATACCCTAAAAATGATTTAAAGGTGATCAAAGACGTGCCCCTCCACAGATCCCGTAACCTGGAGGCTACCTCGTGGCCCACAGGCACCAGTGAGAGGCTGCTCTCCTATCCCCTTCATCCACTTGCAAGTTGCCGGTGATCTGTTCCGACAGCTCACACCTCTTAATAATCCCCTCTTCCCTTTTTACTTCTCCATGTCAATGTTTCATTCTCAGGCCTGCTTTTATCAGTAGGTACCAGGTCGTGGAATGCCAGCACTTAGCCTTCTAAACACCTTTTCTAGTGCAGGAGAGAGAAATCCCTTCTCAGCAGccgcagagagagaaagcttgtAGGGCCTCATCAAGTGGACCTCGCCACTGATCTCTCTGATGAAGGATTTTCAAAGATGTCGAATGACTTCAGATTGTGACTATGACCTCTGAAAGTCACATTTAAATTCTAAGTCTGCAAATGgttgtctttctctttatttatttattcatttattcatttattcatttatttatttatttatttattttaatttaaatttggcCTAGGgaacatacagtacaatattgggTTCTGgtgtctttctctttaaaaatgtattgccCTGGTCATAAGATGCTGACTGGaacctcctttttttccttcaagaccTTTACCTTTGTGATATTTCTTTGTTCAATCAGAAGACAATTTGGTTCTTATTTCTATCATGTGCATGaaggtaaagtaaaaaaaataatataaaatcagtgATTTACTGGATAGTTGATTTGAACAGAATGTGACAGTCTATGTCTCATTTAAATAGACAGTAGAACATAAAGGGCTAAAAGAGAAAGACATAGACGGGGTTCCAGAAGCAAGGATGGGCCATTTGCAGAAGGGAGTCATAGTAGGAAGGGAAGATCCTTGATTCTTGTGGCCTCTACTGTCTCTATCCTTTCCTTCATGATGAGACAGGAGAGATGGGGACAGTCaccaaaagaaaatggagaaaatgttgAGTCTGGACCCAAAAAAGTAGGTAGAGGAGAATACTGCACAATAAGACAGACATCACATAATTTAGAGGAACGGGCTTACTTATCCAGGTAACTATTAAATCCACAATAACTCCCAGTGCCTTTCACCACTTCTTTTTCATTACTGTAATAGcttaaagaattttaagttttttcttttagctcacttctttatccttttccttAAACGGCACGAAGTAGCTGGTGGATACCTAACGGGTACATGACTGGTCTCTACCCAGAGCTGTCAAGTGAACAGATTCTTTCCAGGGGAGGATTTGGGAAGCTGGAGAGGTCTGGGCATGGGCCCTGCGCTTTGGTGGCAGGAGAAGGACGTGGGACAGCTTGTCATGGGCACAGAAATCTCCCTCAATGCCCAGAGACCTCCAACTGGAGCttaagcttgcttctccctctcccactccccctgcttgtgttccctctcttgctgtctctctgtcacataaataaaatcttaaaaaaaaaaataaataaacctctggTTTGGAGGACAGCACAGCTGTCTCTTTAGCTGTAACTTAAGCTAAATGTAGATATTTTATGAAAGACAGAATAGAAGATGAGAGCAAAGCATGGAAAATGGCTTTACGTGCTTTATGAGGGGTGTTCTCTCAAAATTCACATATTTGAGCCCTAACCCCAGTGCAGCTGTGTTTGGACACATGACCTTTGAGAGGTAATGAGGGTTATATGAAGTCACAAGGAGGGTCCTAATCCAACAGGACTatgttcttaaaagaaaagggaaagacttGAGAGGTGTGCAAACAGAGAAAGGCCACATGAGGACTCAGGTGCAAGCCCAGGAGGGAAGCCAAGCCAGctcacaccttgatcttggacttgtagccccagaaccctgagaaaaTAAGTATGTTTAAACCACCCcaataaatgatattttgttgTGGCAACACCCGAAAAGAATGCAAGCATTTTAATAGGATGTTTGAACTTGGTTAGGCAGAGGTGTCAGAGGACTAAGaaacatttggaaagaaaaattctaCCTTCAAAAAGAGCAAGAGCCAGACTTTGGGGgaaacacacatatttaaaagGGCATAGGGACCTACAAAATGACCAAGGTCACCAAGTTCATACTGACCTGTTCTGTAAAGAAAGTGCAGCTTCCTTATGTGTAACCATATTCCTAAATCCTGACATGTCTTCAAAGAGCAGCCCATCAGAATCATGAGTATTCTGTCATGTTTAGGTTTACAGGAAATACTAAAGTATTTCTATTGTGAGGACTAGAAGTAGAGAacaggcttttgttttgtttttgtttcaggtTGCTgaggttttttctgtttttattttttgttttgttttttcatctttgacCATAAGTCAATCCTCAGCACTTCCGCGTGCGCTTTCTGGTTCTTCCGTCTCTGTCATGTGCACGTTGGACTGTTGGAGAAACTGTTAAATCCAGTGCTTAAAGGGTGACAGAAATAGTAATCCTACCAACCGCGACTCACGGTTGTCCTCGGGAAGTTGAATTTAGGAAGAAAGCATTTCAGTTCCGTCTGGAAAAGAGCAAGGCCTTGGAGCTCTGCCTCCGCTCTCGGCCACAGGATGGCAGCAGAGGGCAGCACGTCCTAACCCGCCGGTGAGGGTCTCCCGAGGGAAAATTCAATAttggaaagagcaaagaaaaggagGGGATGAGAAGGATACGGAGTTCAGGAACACGATGAAATTAGGGAACTCCTCTCCAACTACGGTAGCTTATGGGCGAAGTCCGCCGCCAACCCGCAAGGCTTAACGACAGGGGCTTCACTAATAAAGTGTAACCGAAGTTACACAGCAACTACACAGAATCTACACAGTAGATTAGCAAGATAGTGAGAGCCTAGATGCTTACccagcttctcccttttcttcccacctATCTCCCCCTCCCAACCTAGCTCCCAACACTTCTAAAAGGACAGCTAGACTACAGGCAAAGTGCGCCCGCTCTTTTCTCGGAGGGTGGgtggctctgaaaagagcctttggGTTTGACTGACAGGACGCTTACTTGGCGAGCTCACTTGGAGCTGGTGTACTTGGTGACGGCCTTGGTGCCCTCGGACACGGCGTGCTTGGCCAGCTCCCCGGGCAGCAGCAGGCGTACGGCCGTCTGGATCTCCCTGGACGTGATGGTCGAGCGCTTGTTGTAGTGCGCCAGGCGGGACGCCTCGCCCGCGATGCGCTCGAAGATGTCGTTGACGAACGAGTTCATGATGCCCATGGCCTTGGACGAGATGCCCGTGTCGGGGTGCACCTGCTTCAGCACCTTGTACACGTACACCGAGTAGCTCTCCTTGCGGCTGCGTTTGCGCTTCTTGCCGTCCTTCTTCTGCGCCTTGGTCACCGCCTTCTTGGAGCCCTTCTTCGGGGCCGGAGCGGACTTGGCGGGCTCGGGCATGCTGGAGACACTCCGACCGCgctcaggagg
Coding sequences:
- the LOC125102062 gene encoding histone H2B type 1-C/E/F/G/I, whose translation is MPEPAKSAPAPKKGSKKAVTKAQKKDGKKRKRSRKESYSVYVYKVLKQVHPDTGISSKAMGIMNSFVNDIFERIAGEASRLAHYNKRSTITSREIQTAVRLLLPGELAKHAVSEGTKAVTKYTSSK